In Falco cherrug isolate bFalChe1 chromosome 19, bFalChe1.pri, whole genome shotgun sequence, the genomic stretch CAGGTAGCTGGAGTGGGTGAAAAAGAGGCCGATTGGggatttttccccattttctttaCCGGGAGCTGGACCTGGGTGGTGGCACAGGGACGTACCCGCAGTGGCGACCCATCACTTCCAGCACGAAGGTCCGTTGGTGGCTGCGGGAGACAGAGTTTCACCCCACGGCAAGCCTGAGCGGGGCCTGGACACCTGGGTCACCCCCGGCATGGGGGCCACGGGGGTCCCGCCGTCACCTCTGGGCCGTGGTGGTGATGGCATCCACAATCTCGATGATGCGGTGCAGCGCCGAGTCGGTGCCGATGGTCATGTCGGTGCCGCAGAAGTCGTTGTCGATGGAGCCCACCATGCCCACGATGTTCAGGTAGCTCGACTTCTTCGCCTCCTCTGCCGTGATCCCCCCTGCCGCAGGGTGGGACACCCCCTTTTCCCTCTGtggcccccccccccaggataTCCCCGTGGGGCCAGACATGGGCACAAACCTTCGGTGTGGGGGAAAACCCCACCTTTTTGTGTGTGCGACCCCCCCGGCTTTTCGATTTTCGTACAAAACACCCTTTTTTGTTTCGCCCTGCAGGAGTGCTGGGGGTCCCGCGGGGGGGGCAGGCGCACGTACCCACTTTGACCAGCTCGGCCAAGAGGCTGCTCCACTCGGCGCGGAAGGTGTCGGCACCGGTGAGGCTGCCGTCGCCGCCGATAACGCAGAGGTTGGTGATGCCGCGTTTCACCAGGTTCCGGGCAGCTTTCAGGCGTCCCTCGCGCGTCCGGAAATCCTGGCAGCGGGCGCTGCCGATGACCGTGCCCCCCTGCGGGACCCCCGCGTGGGTGCTGGGCCCCCTCAGCACCCCAGTGTCTGTCTGGCCATCCCTtccccctccatcccagctctgGTTTCGGGTTATTTTCAGGTTTGACCCTGGCGCCACGGCATAGGGTTACACCGTgtctgcccccccacccccaccccgccgtGCCCCCCGCCATCGGTGCACCGAGCTGGCTGGGCTCAGCTGCCACtcaccagctgcagcatcatGGAGACACTCTCCCATGTGGCCTCCTTGATGTTGTCCCCACCGTCCACCAGCCCCTGGTAGCcctgggagggggagggggggcataACCTGGTGTTGAAACGACCCCCCTCCAAGGTGTGTGTAGGGGCTGGGAaaatgggggggagggggcggcacCGACCTCATGCACGAAGTAGACCTTGGCGCCAGTGTAGATGCCGACCCGCACCACGGCGCGGACGGCTGCATTCATgcctgggggaggaggagagtgtcaccctggggacccccccccagggaccccccccaaGCCATCACCTCCCCCAGCCGTGTGCGGCTcctcccccccccaggccccctcccccgccccgggtCTGGCCCACAGCTGCCTGGGTTATTTTTGCTCCACTGACATTTAGCAGCGGTGCTGCATGACACCGGGTGACAagcatgggggtggggggagccaAGCGGAGACCCCCACGGGCTGGAAGAGtcgccacccccccccccgtaaACTGGGGtaccccccctcccctggggCCCAGCTGGCGGAGGACAAGCTTTGGGTTGAATCCCCGCCGTTTTGGGCAACCCCGATGCTTCTCCAGCGTTGGCTTCGTGCCCAAGTGCTGCCGCCATCCCTTCGACCCCCCTCAAATTTCGGCAGGGGGCACGCAccacccccctgcaccccagaactcccctgagctctgcccccCGGCTTCCTCACACCCCCCAAGGTCACCCCCAAATCCACAACCCACTGGAGCAGCTCaaccagctgcaggagctggctgctAAAATCCCATTTTCACCTGGTTTCTCCCCGAAATGGGGCTCTACCCTCCCGCCGCCGGTGGCTTTGGGGGTCCCGGGGTGCCCCCTACCCGCGGTGCCTCTTACCCTGGGCGTCCCCCCCGGAGGTGAGGACGGCGATGGCTTTGCCCAAGCCCAGGCTCTCGCTGTGCCTGTGTCCCGGCGGCGCCTGTGCCATCTTCTTGgctggaaaaagaggaaaattgggcaaaaaaaaaaaaaaaatatgggggTGGAGGGCGGTGAGGTGCCCCCGGTCCCGCTGGCACCTGCCGACTGGTGCCTGCCCCCCCGCCAGCACCTAAATGGGGCCCCCGGAGGGAGGGGCAGCCCCGCTGGCACCGGGGGGTGTCCCCTTCCCGGCGTGGGGGGCACGGCCCTGCCCTGCTTACTGGGGCCAGTCTGTGCTCCCTGCTGGTACCAGTCTGTGTTCTCTGCAGTCACTGGTCTGTCTGCCCTGCTGGTGCCAGTCTGCCCTCCTTACTGGGCCAGTCGATCCTTACTGGTTCCAGTCTATGTTCCCTGTGGGTACCAGTCTGTCCTCCTTACTGGTACCAATCCGTTCTGACTGGTGCCACTCTTTATTCCCTGTTGGTAACAGTCTCTGTTCTGTGGGGTTACTGGTCTGTCTTCCTTACTGGTGCCAGTCTGCTCTCCTTACTGGTGCCAGTCTGTATTTGCTGCTGATGCCTGTGTGTCATCTTTACTGCTTCCAGTCTACCCTCCTTGCTGGCATGGCTTGGCTCACATGCTGGTACCAGTCTGTACGCGCTACTGGTACCAGTCTGCCCTCCGTGCTGGTCCAAGTGGGCACTGACCTGGTGGGCGCCCCCCCCTCGGGGCGGTGGGGaggaaggtgaggaggaggaggacggcGGCGAGGGAGAGCGTGGCCGAGACGAGGAGCCGGGAGGCCTCGGGGGAGAGCTCGGGGATGGCCACCATTGCCCGTGGCTGGAACGGGATCGGCTGTAGGGATCGGCTGGAACGGGATCGGCTGTAGGGATCGGCTGTAGGGATCGGCTGGAATGGGATCGGCTGTAGGGATCGGCTGGAACGGGTCAGCTGTAATGAGATTGGCTGTAGCAGGAGCACCCATGGGGACGGGCAGTAACGGGATCAGCTGTAGGGATCGGCTGTAACAGGATCGGCTGTAGGGATCGGCTGTAATGGGGTCGGTTGGCTGCCCTGGGAGTGCCCACAGGATCAGCTGTAACGGGATCGGCTGTAGCAGGAGCACCCACACTTGTCCCAAGCTGTAACTGGATCGGCTGTACCAGGATCAGGCTTGCACAGAGCATCAGTACCGGGATCGGCTGTAGGGATCAGCTGCCCCGTCGGGGAACACCACACAGGGTGACCCCCCCGCCAGGGCTGACACACACATTCCCCGCAAGGTGACACACCCGCAGCCCCGCCACGCTGCGGGGCCTGTGCCCGCCGCGCCGCGAGGGGGCGCGCTTCCCCCCGCTCACCCACGGCGCATGCGCTGTTTCCGCCTGACGCGGCCCCACCCCCTCCGTGCCCCTCTCTCCCTGGCGTCACTTCCGGCGCCGCTGCGCCTGGCGCCTACTTCCGCTTCCGTCCGCCTCGTTGCCGGCAGCCGCCACCGAGCCCGGGAAAAGCGCGCGCGCCCTCGGGACGTTTCCGCTTCCGGTAgggcggccgggccgggtggggggtggcggcggcggctggaTTCATCCCGGGCGGCGAGTGggccccgggccgggcgcgcagcggcggggctgcccggcgggTACCTCGGGCGGGCACCTCGGGCGGGCACCTCGGGCGGGCCCACGGGCAGCTCCCTCCGCCCGGCGgagccccggggccgccgccaTCATGCCGCGGGCGCCGACCGGCCGGGCCGCGCACTTCCCTGACGCTCTTCTCCTTGTCTTCGTTTTCAGACGGAAAACCGGAgccgcccgccgctccccgaGCCGGGCCCGCCCGCCGCTTCTCCGCCGCCTGCGGGGCGGCTCTCGGGGACGCGCTCCCTCCGATGCGGCCGCGGCGCACATGAGGATGGAGGCCCGGGACGCGGCGCGGGGCAGCCACGGCTCCGCCTTCAAGGCCTTCGCGCTGCCCCCGCGGGCCGGCCTGCGGGAGCCTCTCTCCCAGCCGGACAGCAAGGTGCGGGGCCGCTCCtcggccgcggcccggcggggctgcgTGACCTCCCCTATTCGCCGTCCACAGTGTGTCCGGGGCTGGTGGCTTCTCCGGGTCCCCGTGGGGGGTCTCCACGTGTCGGAGGCGCCCCCCAGGCCTCGCCTTTGCCACCTGCCCGGCGGATCTGGCAGCCCCGTCGCGGTAATGCCCGGCACATGGCGCTGCAGCAGCCCCGCGAGCACTGTGCGTTACCCGCGAGCGCGTAAAACCGAGGTGGCGTGTGGAGCGTGCGCCTGTCTCGACGCTGCAGCTGCGGCTCATGCTGGCAGACCTGCGAAGCTGATGATTTTTGCCCTGTAACAAGATGAAATCggtgtttgtttttcctctccttaaTAAAACCGCCATTGTGCCCGGCAGAGCAGATTTTAGGAGGGAATGGGGGGGAAGTGATGCTTTAGCTGTGTTGTCACACCAGCACTGGTGTGTTATTCTACCAGTCTGCTGCAGTAATTGCTAACTTATAACAGTATGAGTGGGGTGGAGTGTAACTTTTCACATACCTGCATAGTTTTTGTTGCACCTGGGGTTTAAGATTGAGCTGTGCTTTCCTCTCATAAAAAGCTGCCATCTTCTTACACAGTTTTTAACCAACAAGATCGGTGGTTTCACTTGCCCCGCTGGAAACGCATCCTGCGCTCTTAATTACAGCCCAGGTAAGGCATCGTTTTTTGCTCGAGTGTCAGGTTTTTGGCTATTCCCTCCCCCAGGCAGCGTGGGGAGGAAGATATGGCTCTTTGCTGACTGCTGCTGCGTTTCTCCCCTGCAGAAGTCCCCTGCCCTGAGAGCTACCGGGTGGCGGGGGAGCCTCGAGCCTTTGGCTCCAGCGCCAATGGGCAGTGGAGGGGCTTGGTTCCCCCTCTGGGCTCCGTACCGCAGAAGCCGAGGGTGAGCCGAGGCTCTTACCTTGAAGCTCGCAAGAACGCCAGGTGCGTACGGCCCCCTCTGTGTTGAACCCTCCCTGCGGAGCCCTCCGCCTGAAGCTGCCAGAGATTTTACCCACACAAACCGCTGGTGTCAATACAGAGCGAGTTCAGGGTGGAAATAGTTGCGTTTGTCGAGGTTGCTGGGTCCTTTCGGTGTTTATAACCTCCCTGTGGCAAAGATAAAGGCTGTGAGCGCTGGGTTTGGGAGCAGAAGCAGTGCCCAGCGTGGAGGAGCCCGTCTTTTACCAAAGCTAGTGATGCAAGGGGCCAGTTCTGAGTGTACGGGAACATTGTTACACCACTGGGGGACTGGGGAGGAAACAGTGCATCGTCGTTTTGTGATGGAAATGTGCCAGTTAGtgtgcctggtgctgggtgcaggagcGGGTTTTGCAGCCGGTATAAACCTGTGTTGTGTCAGACCTTTGCAGACCAGGTCAAGTCTTTGTTGCTCCTGGAAATCCCCACAGTGGCCAACACTTGTCTGCAAACCAGGCGCTTGGGGACACGGTTTACAGGTGGAGCGGGCAGCATTCGGTTTACAGTTGGACgtgatgatcttaaaggtcttttccagcctaaacgaGCGATCCTAAatagggaaaattaatttcaagagGGAAAACGCTGGATTGACCCGTGTGTTTTTTCCCCGGCTCTGTTGGGTGGGAGTGGGGGAAGCAGGGTGAGCCCGAGTGGGGCCTGAAGCCGAGGTTCAGCCATTTTGTGGTGTGTGGATGGAAGCGGGATCTGATGGATCCAGCGGGAAGGTCGGGATCCCCGGCGGTGGCTCCTCGGCCTCGCAGTGCCACCTCGTGGAGTCCGTCTGGCcacacagggctggggagcggCTTCAGATCAAGCTGATGGAGAGCCAGGATTCAGCTTTGAGGTGCTTCctaaaacacaaataaaatactaatttctgcTCAGAACCAGATAGCTCCTTCTTGGCTGGGTTTGGGGATGGTGGAGAATGCAGTTACGGACTAAAACAAGCGTGGAATCGAGTAAGCGTGGGGggtttttcctctccttgcagTGGGACATCCAACAGTTTTGTAGGAAAATCAAACCACCATTGCCATGCATCAGCTTTTCCGATCAAACCTGCTCAGAGTCCTTCCTGGAGCGGTCCGTGTCGCCGCAGCCTGCATAGCCCCAAGAAAACACCCCGGCGGTTCATCAGCACGGCAGAAGAGGTAAAGAAAAGGCTGGGAGACCGTTTAGTGGGTGTATTTGTCTGAGGAGATCTCTGTTGGGCACTAGGACATGCCTGAGGCAGCTCTAACAGACTGGCTTGTGCTGGAGTTgctcctgccaggcaggagctggcttcAGCTCTGCCCACGTTCAGACTTCCACAGCGCTTGGTCTGGTCGAGGCTGGTGGTTGAACTCTTTGAGACCCTTGGGCATGCTGGCACCCGTAAAACCTCTACTGCACGTGTATCTGCTCACAGTTCGCGGTGTCTTTGCTGAAATCACGTTGGCTAGACGTATCTGGTGGTTTTCCTGCAGACTGTTCGGGAGGAAGAGCGAGAGATCTACAGGCAGTTGCTTCAGATGGTCACGGGAAAACAATTTTCTACGTCGAAGCCCTCTTCCTTATTCCCCTTCCACCTGTGAGTATGTAAAATGCTCTTCCCCAGCCGACAGCACCACGCATCTCTGCTGGGAGCTTATTTTCCGTTGTCCCTAGGTCCAGGTGTTCAAATTCCAGCAAAACTGTAGTGAAAGAAACTCCCAGCAAGAACTCAAAGTTGTTTGAAACTCACAGCATCGCACCAGCTAGTTCAGCATCCAGCGTCCTCGGAGCACAGGAGCAGCCGTCACACAAACCACCGCTCTACTCCGCCCCCACTTATCCCTCCCATGTCTTTGAGTCCAGTAACTCCACAGCCCAGCATCAGCAAGAAAATCTACCAGCATCTAACACGCAGTCCGAAGGTAAAAACAACCCtgaccaaacaaaaaacaaacctgaaatgaGACcccaaaatctgaaaattgACTTAAATGTACGTGGCAAACCCActtttcccctcctgctctgTATGTGgactcctgcagcagctggggaagcgGGCAGTAACTGTGATGGTAACAATTCTGTAAACTTTACTCTCTTTAGGGTTGGACTCTGTCATTTTGCTCAAGGTAAAGGATTCCAGAACCCCAGCACCAAGGTAAGAGggtgtaaaataataattacaaatcACTTTTCAGGCAATTAGTTTCTGCATGAAAGACAACGCTTACACATGTCCTTTCTCCCCCTTTCTAGCCTCCCGTTCTTCCAGGCAGAACTATGGATCAAAGAACTGTAAGTACaagttttctgctctgttttcctgtcGTGAGTGTTCACATCTAGAAACAAAACCCTGATTTGTTCACGTAAACTGCTTTTCAGGACCAGTGTCTACGATTCACGAGCTCGGGACAGGTGGCGGCAAATTGAAGAGCAGAAAGCGCTGGCCTTGCAGCTGCAAAGCCAGGTAACGGAGGGCAGTCACTGCAAGGGCAGCCTTTGCAAGTCCAAATGTTaaactgcagaacagaaagcaaactggaaatggaaaaatgacaaaacccGCCTCCATCGGGGTCTGGGGTCTTTGTTGCTTCCCCTTCCTAGGCCAGGGCTCCCGGTGGCGTCGTGGCCAGGGTAAACGCTCGccctctgtgtccctgtgtctCCTGGAACGCCCGGCCCCAGCGTAGCTCCATCACAAGCCCTGGAGAGGCGACTCCTCTGGGCACCACCTAATGTAAAGGTCTTTCCTTCAGCGCTTGCAGGAACAGGAACACTCGGTGCAGGATCTGGTGGATTTAAACCTTCGAGTACCCCTTGAGAAGGAAATCCCTGTCACGGTGGTcccagaggagaaagaggatGCTAAGTCAGCTGACAGTGAAGAGGAGTTCCCTGAAATCACCGAGGTGAGCCTGCTTGGATCTGGTGTACACAGGCAGGCGGGTTTTGTGCGTAGAGGTTCTAAATACAGCTGTGACTTCCTGAGATCTGCACAGAAACAGGTAGCTGTTCCCTTTTGCCACGTACATCTTGTAGCAAGTTTATTCTCTGAGGCGCAAAGAACAAACCTGGCTTTGAATCCTGCCTTTGTGATGGGAATAGCAGGAACTCTCCCAGTGCTGTCTGTGTCCTCCCTGtaggaaatggaaaaggaaataaagaacgTATTCCGCGGTGGGAACCAGGATGAGGTGCTCAGTGAAGCTTTTCGGTTAACAATCACTCGGAAAGACATTCAGACCCTCAATAACCTGAACTGGCTCAACGATGAGGTGAGCGGTCTGCCCTGGGCtgttaagactttttttctttggcagttTAAAGTAGGTTGAAGTGAGCAGACGTGTCTGCCTTCTCCGTGAAAGGGGTCAGAAAGGGGCTGGTAGGTGTGGGCAGTGGTTCACGTCTGGAGCGGTTGATCTGTGGAGAAACCCCTGCGTAGACCAGGCGCTTGAAGAACTGGTGATATTGGGAGGAGTGGGACTGACCACAGACACGATCAGggcaaaaagaaggaagagtaatttttaaatatagaagaCTGCATTCCAGAATCTGGATTTTTGACAGTTTTAAGGCAGCTGAGCTGTTGTAGATCCCCCCGGGGGCAGGTTTTCAGTGGGAcaggcaaaggcaaaaccaGTTCCTTACCAAACTTTGCACAGGGGCAGAGCACCTTATGCGGAAGTGTCAACACTGAACATGTCTTggatgcttttttcttccccagataATTAACTTCTACATGAATTTGCTGATGGAACGGAGCAAAGAGAAGGGTTTGCCGGCAGTTCACGCGTTCAATACTTTCTTCTTTACCAAACTAAAAATGGCGGGTTACCAAGCTGTGAAGCGGTGGACGAAGAAAGTGGATATCTTCTCTGTGGATCTGCTCTTGGTGCCGATTCACCTGGGGGTGCACTGGTGCCTGGCCGTGAGTGCTTTAGTTATTCACAATTGTGTGTAAATCCACCTGCGGCTGAAATGTCACGGCGCTCGAGCCGTGCCGTTGTCAGCTGTTGGTGTGTGGCAGGGAAATTCGTGTTTGTGCTTAAAATCCAAGTCTGAGCTGCAGCCTTTTGGGTGTTTCTAGACTTTACAGAAAAAACGAGGCGGTGGGGAAGGTCACGTCAGGCTAGCGTATTCTGTGGGGAAAGATCTCGTGTCCCCGTTCCCACCGTCTCGCCTTCGGAGACGTTGCTACGGGATCGTTTTAGAGAGATTCAGATGGCAGATACCACGCAgctttctctgcctgctgcccccgATTTGTTCCGTCCCTTCTCTTGGCTGTGGGCACCTGCGTAGTGACGTCGTGGCTTTTAACCCACCCTGCGTCAGCCTCCTCGGCCGAGACCTCCTCGGAGGGTTGTTCCGCTGCCGGGCAAGGCAGAGCTCACACGGGTGGGTGGTGGCGTGGAAAGGGGGTGTGGGGCCCCGGAAAAACACCTGGGGGGGTTGTGTCTTGGGCTGCTTAGTCACGCACGCGTCAGGTGGAGCAAAGCCTCTGTAAACCTATCTCTCTGCAGCTTTAACAATGAGGATAACAGAGCGTCTTGTGTTTTACCGGGGCGCTCTGAGGAGAGCCTGATTTAGAGATTCAAGTGGTTAAATAACActgcagcgggggggggggggagggctgTGCGGAGGACGTTAGGAGTACTCTGAGGTCCTCTGCTTTGAAATGGTCTAAACTTCTGCCAGCAGAGCGTGTGTCCTGGCAGAGAGACGCGCTCCTTGTGCTGTGCGCTGTTAACGCATCTCTCTTTGTGTAGGTTGtagacttcaggaaaaaaaccatcacCTATTATGACTCCATGGGTGGGATAAACAGCGAAGCCTGCAGGACACTGTTGTGAGTAACACTTCCTTGAGTTGTGCCCGTTTAAAAATCAGACAGCTTCTTACCTCGCTCTGGAAGCGACAGCCCTCGGTGGGGACAGTCCCTGTCTGGGTCCCGAAGGGAAGATTCAGAGGAACATCCCGGTTTCCCCACTTCGTGTTTCACCACGCGTTGCTGACGCGGTCCACGGTTCCAGAGCTGGTCTGTGAGGGTCCTGTGCCGATGCCCTGTCTTCACCAGTTCCCAGCAGATCTGCCAGTGAGGCTGGTGGAACCTTTGTGGGTACAGGCAGGTTTCAGACCTGTTCCGTTAAGGACATCAGGCTCCGCCAGTCTCAGAGCCATCTGGGGCATCATCTTGAGAGGGAACCAGCTTCCTGGGCGCTGAGGGGTAGGGGTCCTTCCCTCGTCCTGCAGCTGCTTGAAGAAATGGCACCTCCTGGCCCCGTCCTCCAGGTGGGAGCTTTTCGTGCCTGTGGCAAAGACCAGCTCGGTAGCTGGGCCCTCTGCCCTGGGAGGGGGCTTCTGGAGCGTGCCGTGCTAGCTGTAGGCAGCCGGGGTGTCTCGCATCAGCCCGCGGACAAAGGTTTGCGTGGGTCTCTGGGGGGCTGAGTTCCAGTGGGGCGCTACAGGCCGTGCCCCCAAACCAGAGCCGGTGAGGGGTGCTCTGCCTGGCTTCAGGCCGCACGGCGGGTCTTGGTTTTCCCATCTGGAGCGATGCTCCAGGGGGGAGCGGAGCTGGCTGCCCACCCTCCAAGCTCTTTTAGAAGAGGGGTGCTTGCACATCAAATCCAGAACTGTTCTCCCATATTCAGAAGCTGCTTCTGAATGGAATGCAATTAAAAAGGAGCTACTCTCTGGGCAAGGGTGGAAAAACCCCCTCTTCTCGAAGGTCCCTAGTCACGTAGGGCCGTCAGGCTTGATACAAATCAGGTTGCAGAGTGATTTATGAAACGCAGTCGCCAGCTCCTCTGTCGCTCTGGTGCTGACCCTGGGTCAGCTGTCGGTTCTGTTTCTCATCTCAGCTTCGCTCCGACGCTGACTTGGGAATCTGATCCTGCGTCTTCTGGCATGAGGTTGAGTGTGTCAGCAGAGGCGTCACTCATTCAGTCAAGGAATGTGAATAATGATAAAGACAGACAGCAGACAAATGCCATTTCCAGTCCGTTTAGcacctttgttttcctgttcagGTGCTTTGCAGTCTGCGTGCGTCGGGTCCCttttaaataactgtaaaaatagCTGTTTCCCTTTTCCACGCTGTTCCATGCTGTTGgtggaaagggaggaaaaggaaaagtataaaaTCTTTGGAAATGGCTCAGGGGAGCGTCTCTTCAGTTTGCTGT encodes the following:
- the SENP1 gene encoding LOW QUALITY PROTEIN: sentrin-specific protease 1 (The sequence of the model RefSeq protein was modified relative to this genomic sequence to represent the inferred CDS: inserted 1 base in 1 codon) → MPRAPTGRAAHFPDALLLVFVFRRKTGAARRSPSRARPPLLRRLRGGSRGRAPSDAAAAHMRMEARDAARGSHGSAFKAFALPPRAGLREPLSQPDSKFLTNKIGGFTCPAGNASCALNYSPEVPCPESYRVAGEPRAFGSSANGQWRGLVPPLGSVPQKPRVSRGSYLEARKNASGTSNSFVGKSNHHCHASAFPIKPAQSPSWSGPCRRSLHSPKKTPRRFISTAEETVREEEREIYRQLLQMVTGKQFSTSKPSSLFPFHLSRCSNSSKTVVKETPSKNSKLFETHSIAPASSASSVLGAQEQPSHKPPLYSAPTYPSHVFESSNSTAQHQQENLPASNTQSEGLDSVILLKVKDSRTPAPSLPFFQAELWIKELTSVYDSRARDRWRQIEEQKALALQLQSQRLQEQEHSVQDLVDLNLRVPLEKEIPVTVVPEEKEDAKSADSEEEFPEITEEMEKEIKNVFRGGNQDEVLSEAFRLTITRKDIQTLNNLNWLNDEIINFYMNLLMERSKEKGLPAVHAFNTFFFTKLKMAGYQAVKRWTKKVDIFSVDLLLVPIHLGVHWCLAVVDFRKKTITYYDSMGGINSEACRTLLQYLIQERLDKKRKECDTNGWSLLSKKSQEIPQQMNGSDCGMFACKYADCITKDKPINFTQQHMPYXRKRMAWEILHRKLL